One Paenibacillus sp. FSL H7-0737 DNA segment encodes these proteins:
- a CDS encoding ABC transporter substrate-binding protein: protein MFRSPKTYLLLVFTLVISLLLAACGQAVEHTTSSVDGTESAVSLSNSNDSSSEVDMITYQASNGDIQVPRHPKRIVDLTSFDTGYFLALGIKPVGVMNGVLNSPYFEGMLEGVQGLGAEPSLEHILELNPDLIVVFSGMEGLDKLAEIAPVVAIQYGAKTIRDQMLDFGTLTGKEAEAKAWVEQWNKKIKELKPQVLAAVGDKTVSILNPFSGGLFVFGHSYGRGGEIIYNEFGLKAPPEAQKEAIDSGTGWATISLEKLPQFAGDIVFTCPWAGDTSDPKIVYDNPLWEHLPAVKTGNVFQLDPTADTYSDPVTLEAQLNYITESLLSAK, encoded by the coding sequence TTGTTTAGATCTCCAAAAACTTATCTATTGCTTGTGTTTACTTTGGTTATATCGTTACTGCTAGCAGCTTGCGGACAAGCAGTTGAGCATACTACCTCCTCAGTAGACGGGACAGAGAGTGCCGTATCTTTATCAAACAGCAATGACTCATCCAGCGAAGTGGACATGATTACATATCAAGCAAGTAACGGAGATATTCAAGTACCCAGACATCCGAAGCGGATTGTCGATTTAACCTCCTTCGACACAGGATACTTCTTGGCGTTAGGTATCAAACCGGTTGGTGTTATGAATGGTGTCTTAAACAGTCCCTACTTTGAAGGAATGCTGGAAGGCGTTCAAGGCCTTGGAGCTGAACCATCTCTTGAACACATTTTAGAGCTGAACCCTGATCTTATTGTTGTATTCTCCGGAATGGAAGGACTCGACAAGCTGGCCGAAATAGCGCCAGTAGTAGCCATTCAATACGGTGCAAAAACTATCAGAGATCAAATGCTTGATTTCGGTACATTAACGGGGAAAGAAGCCGAAGCTAAAGCTTGGGTGGAACAATGGAACAAAAAAATCAAAGAATTGAAGCCTCAGGTGTTAGCAGCTGTAGGTGACAAAACCGTTTCTATCCTAAATCCGTTTTCCGGTGGTCTATTCGTATTCGGTCACAGCTACGGGCGCGGTGGAGAAATTATTTATAATGAATTTGGTCTGAAAGCACCTCCTGAAGCACAGAAAGAAGCTATAGACAGCGGCACTGGTTGGGCAACAATCTCCCTTGAGAAGCTGCCTCAATTTGCTGGAGATATTGTATTCACATGCCCATGGGCTGGTGATACGAGTGATCCGAAAATCGTCTACGACAACCCCTTATGGGAGCATCTTCCTGCCGTAAAAACAGGCAACGTATTCCAACTGGACCCAACCGCTGATACATATAGTGATCCCGTTACGCTTGAAGCGCAGTTAAATTACATTACTGAGAGTCTTTTATCTGCAAAATAA
- the gpmA gene encoding 2,3-diphosphoglycerate-dependent phosphoglycerate mutase: protein MYEIVLIRHGESQYNVQNLFTGWSDPDLTEKGIQEAKAAGKLLKDEGYTFDLAFASVLKRSIKTLNYVLDEMDLLWIPVQKSWKLNERHYGALQGLSKSETAIKYGEEQLHLWRRSLSVRPPLLELNDPRYARNDIRYSSIRPEDIPRGESLEDTVHRVGDFWRNRIVPLVRKKERVLISAHGNTLRALIKFMEDIDEAALLELNIPTGVPLVYKLDEDINPISRFYLGDPEQVAAKARDVAKQGHV, encoded by the coding sequence ATGTACGAAATCGTACTGATACGTCATGGTGAAAGCCAGTACAATGTGCAGAATTTGTTTACGGGTTGGAGTGATCCGGATTTAACCGAGAAGGGTATTCAAGAGGCTAAGGCTGCTGGCAAGCTTTTGAAGGATGAAGGGTATACATTTGATCTTGCTTTTGCATCAGTACTCAAACGATCGATCAAAACACTCAACTATGTTCTCGATGAAATGGATCTGCTGTGGATTCCTGTGCAAAAGTCCTGGAAGCTGAATGAACGGCATTATGGTGCACTTCAGGGACTTAGTAAAAGTGAAACGGCGATAAAATACGGTGAAGAACAATTGCATCTCTGGCGACGGAGTTTATCGGTTCGGCCTCCACTGCTTGAGCTTAATGATCCTCGGTATGCCAGAAACGATATTCGTTATAGCAGTATTCGTCCGGAGGATATTCCGCGAGGCGAGAGTCTGGAAGATACTGTTCATCGTGTAGGTGATTTCTGGAGAAACCGCATCGTTCCCCTTGTACGTAAAAAGGAACGGGTGCTCATTTCAGCCCATGGCAATACACTGCGAGCGTTGATCAAATTTATGGAGGATATTGATGAGGCAGCACTGCTGGAGCTCAATATTCCTACAGGAGTACCACTCGTGTACAAACTGGATGAGGACATTAATCCAATCAGCCGCTTTTATTTAGGAGATCCGGAACAGGTTGCGGCCAAGGCGCGTGATGTTGCTAAGCAAGGACATGTGTAA
- a CDS encoding helix-turn-helix domain-containing protein, with translation MLHASPSSFVILPALAKIVCEPSWKWQKREKSLQNYDLFYVWSGEGTVIRNGEPFQVGKGSCFLFRPGDHTSATHNPQRPLVLTYIHFDVTGEVTDVPLPYRVLAETVEFEHLLARYVRLFLVDTYAAEEEGQLVLKQLMIHLLREDRVKPVERYASNHLTEIIHEIANYVSQHPGISHRVEDLAARAGLSPRYFSIKFKELTGSSVQSYVIRARIERAQHLLLYAGMNVTEVADALGYRDIFFFSRQFKQYTGKSPSEIR, from the coding sequence ATGCTGCACGCATCGCCATCCTCTTTTGTTATATTACCTGCCTTGGCGAAGATTGTGTGCGAACCAAGCTGGAAATGGCAAAAAAGAGAGAAGTCGCTGCAAAATTATGATTTATTCTATGTATGGAGCGGGGAAGGGACGGTTATTCGTAACGGGGAACCCTTCCAAGTGGGCAAGGGGAGCTGCTTCTTGTTCCGTCCGGGTGATCATACAAGCGCTACTCATAATCCGCAAAGACCACTTGTCCTTACATATATTCATTTTGATGTCACCGGAGAGGTGACGGATGTTCCACTGCCCTATCGCGTACTTGCAGAAACCGTTGAATTTGAGCATCTGCTTGCTCGTTACGTCCGGCTGTTCCTAGTGGATACGTACGCGGCTGAGGAAGAAGGGCAGCTTGTTCTAAAGCAACTAATGATTCATCTGCTTAGGGAGGACCGAGTGAAGCCTGTAGAACGTTATGCTAGCAACCATTTAACAGAGATTATTCACGAAATAGCGAATTATGTGAGCCAACATCCCGGGATTTCGCATCGCGTAGAGGATCTTGCTGCACGTGCAGGGCTGTCGCCGCGGTATTTTTCAATTAAGTTTAAGGAGCTTACTGGCTCTTCCGTTCAATCTTATGTCATTCGAGCTCGGATTGAGCGTGCTCAGCATTTGCTGCTCTACGCTGGAATGAATGTTACTGAGGTAGCGGATGCACTTGGATACCGTGACATTTTCTTTTTCAGCCGCCAGTTCAAGCAGTATACCGGAAAAAGTCCATCTGAGATCCGCTGA
- the pdxR gene encoding MocR-like pyridoxine biosynthesis transcription factor PdxR — MNITLAFDQYLAIHRYKYLALYHALRAGILEGTLPGGTQLPSTRSLAMHYDLSRGSVSQVYEMLLADGYVRTVTGRGTFVSKDSFVSASGDNKRENVTSGEVADAAGGGSASERTIPLSAWGERLLTRPTPLYEQRSKNVVSFLSGGMRMEHFPYAEWRSALTYAGGKEGGMLQSTCPPEGDEGLRKAIAAHLRITRGIRADVEHIVLFSGSMQGIVILTQLLLDAGGEAVVEDPGFHGIRRAVEINGGRLLVGKLDDSGLIPEDWDARLLFVTPSRQFPTGVVLPLERRRILLEWAQRHEAVIIEDDYDSEFRWSGRPIEPLKALDRGERVVYIGSFSNTMFSGLRLGFAVLPPSLVKSTIAAKALYEPLPVGLLEQRALARFMNTGGYGRHLRRMTRIYGERGRILRAMLSEQFNELFELLPGDAGLQVYGRWLRSREEFVAFRAAAHRRGTDFRDVALYQVSPGEPAACFAFAHLNAVELEEGIKRLLLAWEDVQTAT, encoded by the coding sequence ATGAATATTACGCTGGCATTCGATCAATATCTGGCGATACACCGCTACAAATATTTAGCGTTATATCATGCACTTCGCGCTGGAATATTGGAGGGAACTCTCCCGGGTGGCACTCAGCTGCCGTCTACACGAAGTCTGGCTATGCACTATGACTTGTCGCGCGGATCGGTCTCGCAGGTGTATGAAATGTTGCTCGCTGATGGTTATGTAAGGACGGTGACTGGACGGGGGACATTCGTATCAAAAGATAGCTTTGTTTCAGCTTCTGGAGATAATAAGCGTGAAAATGTGACTTCGGGTGAGGTGGCAGATGCTGCTGGGGGAGGCTCTGCATCTGAGAGAACGATCCCACTTTCGGCATGGGGAGAACGACTGCTCACGCGCCCGACACCCTTGTATGAGCAGCGTAGCAAGAATGTTGTAAGCTTCCTTAGCGGCGGTATGCGGATGGAGCACTTTCCTTACGCCGAATGGCGCAGTGCGCTAACGTATGCTGGAGGGAAAGAAGGCGGTATGCTGCAAAGCACTTGTCCTCCCGAAGGAGATGAAGGGCTTCGCAAAGCTATCGCTGCGCATCTGCGGATTACCCGCGGGATTCGTGCGGATGTAGAGCATATCGTATTGTTTAGCGGTTCGATGCAAGGCATCGTTATTTTGACCCAGCTGCTGCTGGATGCAGGGGGCGAAGCGGTTGTCGAGGATCCGGGTTTCCATGGGATTCGCCGAGCGGTAGAGATCAATGGGGGACGATTGCTGGTAGGAAAGCTGGATGATAGCGGTCTAATTCCGGAGGATTGGGATGCGCGTCTGTTGTTTGTTACACCAAGTCGCCAATTTCCTACAGGTGTGGTGCTCCCTTTGGAACGGAGGCGTATCTTGCTGGAATGGGCGCAGCGACATGAAGCGGTAATCATTGAAGATGATTATGACAGTGAGTTTCGGTGGTCAGGACGTCCAATCGAGCCATTAAAAGCGCTAGATCGCGGAGAACGGGTCGTGTATATTGGCTCCTTCTCAAACACGATGTTCTCTGGCCTTCGGCTTGGCTTTGCAGTGCTTCCACCTTCTCTGGTAAAGTCGACGATCGCCGCTAAGGCGCTATATGAGCCTTTACCAGTCGGACTGCTGGAACAGCGGGCATTGGCACGGTTTATGAATACTGGCGGCTATGGCCGTCATCTGCGTCGGATGACCCGCATTTATGGTGAACGCGGTCGCATCCTTAGGGCGATGCTGTCGGAACAGTTTAATGAGCTGTTTGAGCTGCTGCCTGGCGATGCGGGGCTGCAAGTATATGGGCGGTGGCTACGCAGTAGAGAAGAGTTCGTGGCATTCCGGGCGGCAGCGCACAGGCGCGGCACGGATTTCAGAGATGTGGCGTTATATCAAGTTTCGCCGGGGGAGCCAGCCGCATGTTTTGCTTTTGCCCATTTGAATGCTGTGGAGCTGGAGGAAGGAATAAAGCGCCTGCTTTTGGCGTGGGAAGATGTACAAACTGCAACATGA
- a CDS encoding pyridoxamine 5'-phosphate oxidase family protein: MRRKEFQVDQEEELISFLDGMSFGFLGTSDEQGLPRVTPLNFVYTDGCFYFHGSHAGGKMKAIRNQQKVCFTVADEYALIPSYFSDPEMACPATAYFKSVTAYGIAEPVEDISEKAIVLSLFMKKLQPEGGYNQIDAEDPKYRPRLKGVAVVRITPDEITAKFKFGQNLKEEGRSGVISGLSERNHPRDEETIEMMKKYCPYHSE; this comes from the coding sequence ATGCGCAGAAAAGAATTTCAAGTAGATCAGGAGGAAGAATTGATCTCTTTTCTAGACGGAATGAGCTTCGGTTTTCTCGGTACAAGCGATGAACAGGGGCTACCGCGGGTGACACCGCTGAATTTTGTATATACAGATGGTTGTTTCTATTTCCACGGTAGTCATGCTGGCGGCAAAATGAAGGCGATCCGCAATCAGCAGAAGGTCTGCTTTACCGTAGCGGATGAGTATGCACTGATTCCGTCTTATTTTAGCGATCCAGAGATGGCCTGCCCAGCAACCGCATATTTTAAAAGTGTTACCGCCTACGGCATAGCCGAGCCCGTCGAAGACATTAGCGAAAAAGCCATCGTACTCTCCTTATTTATGAAAAAACTCCAGCCCGAGGGCGGCTATAATCAGATAGATGCAGAGGACCCTAAATACCGTCCCCGTCTAAAGGGCGTCGCGGTAGTGCGCATTACCCCAGATGAGATAACGGCGAAGTTTAAGTTTGGGCAAAATCTAAAAGAAGAAGGACGTTCTGGGGTCATTTCCGGCCTATCTGAAAGAAATCATCCACGTGATGAAGAAACCATTGAAATGATGAAAAAATACTGCCCCTATCACTCCGAATAA
- a CDS encoding aminotransferase class I/II-fold pyridoxal phosphate-dependent enzyme encodes MNPLAGQLNESIKAGNEHVYDMLSTLGKEIYFPKEGILSQSAEAGAHAKKYNATIGIATEGGVPMHLGVIQDKLSAYSPKDLYSYAPPAGKPELRTVWREKMLRENPSLEGKTISNPVVTNALTHGLSIVADLFAEPGDAIIYPDKNWENYELTFGIRRHGETVNYPLFTEEMTFNSTGLEEALLAQKERGKAIVLLNFPNNPTGYTPGIKEGDEIVAAILRAAEEGINVVVVSDDAYFGLFFEDSLKESLFGKLAHLHPRVLPIKIDGATKEEFVWGFRVGFITYASEDKDLLAALEQKTLGIIRATISSGAHPSQTFVLDALKSPQFEEQKEEKFQIMKGRANKVKTLLDSGKYGDDVWTYYPFNSGYFMCLKLHTVSAEALRLHLIHNYGLGTIALGETDLRIAFSCIEEEQLEDLFDLVYAGVRDLEKA; translated from the coding sequence ATGAATCCACTAGCTGGACAATTAAACGAAAGTATCAAAGCAGGAAATGAACATGTATATGATATGCTCTCTACGCTTGGCAAAGAAATTTACTTCCCTAAGGAGGGTATCCTGAGTCAATCTGCTGAAGCAGGAGCTCACGCCAAGAAATACAACGCAACCATCGGCATTGCTACCGAAGGCGGTGTACCTATGCACCTCGGTGTCATTCAGGATAAGCTTTCCGCTTACAGCCCTAAGGATCTGTATAGCTACGCTCCTCCAGCAGGTAAACCAGAGCTGCGTACTGTATGGCGTGAAAAGATGCTGCGCGAAAATCCATCGCTAGAAGGTAAAACCATCAGCAATCCTGTTGTAACCAACGCCCTGACTCATGGGCTTAGCATTGTCGCTGACCTCTTCGCTGAGCCAGGTGACGCTATCATCTACCCAGATAAGAATTGGGAGAACTATGAACTAACCTTCGGAATTCGCCGCCATGGGGAGACCGTTAACTATCCGCTTTTTACAGAAGAAATGACCTTTAACAGTACGGGTCTTGAAGAAGCGCTACTGGCTCAAAAAGAACGCGGAAAAGCGATCGTTCTGCTGAACTTCCCTAACAATCCTACAGGATATACTCCAGGGATTAAGGAAGGCGATGAAATCGTCGCAGCTATCCTTCGTGCGGCTGAGGAAGGTATTAACGTGGTTGTCGTAAGTGATGATGCTTACTTCGGACTGTTCTTTGAAGACTCACTAAAGGAATCATTATTCGGTAAGCTTGCTCATCTGCACCCACGTGTGCTTCCAATCAAAATTGACGGTGCAACTAAAGAAGAATTCGTCTGGGGCTTCCGTGTTGGCTTCATCACTTATGCCTCGGAAGACAAGGATTTGCTGGCTGCATTGGAGCAAAAAACATTAGGCATCATTCGCGCCACTATTTCCAGTGGTGCACACCCATCACAGACCTTCGTATTGGATGCACTAAAATCTCCACAATTCGAAGAACAGAAGGAAGAGAAGTTCCAAATCATGAAGGGCCGTGCGAATAAAGTAAAAACGCTGCTCGATAGCGGCAAATACGGCGATGATGTATGGACGTATTATCCTTTTAACTCCGGCTATTTCATGTGTCTGAAGCTGCATACTGTTTCGGCTGAAGCTCTTCGGCTTCACCTGATTCATAATTACGGACTGGGCACTATCGCTCTGGGTGAAACAGATCTGCGGATTGCTTTCTCTTGTATCGAAGAAGAACAGCTCGAAGATCTGTTTGATCTTGTATACGCAGGCGTTCGTGATCTGGAAAAAGCTTAA
- a CDS encoding YjcZ family sporulation protein — MSEEVRGGFNGCCGGGFTSTGAILVLFILLVIISRSLFV; from the coding sequence ATGAGCGAAGAAGTAAGAGGCGGATTTAACGGTTGTTGTGGCGGTGGATTCACAAGCACTGGCGCCATTCTGGTTCTCTTTATCCTGCTGGTAATCATCAGCCGTTCACTCTTTGTCTAA
- a CDS encoding ABC transporter permease has translation MDLKELRRTRRGRFMGSMLPYVGYIIQSGVAMVFLFVLIVFSAWYTSLLQNVPEGIPIRWIMLAILLPAAVNSSFRTYLQTPDTIFLLPQGHRMKEYFAPSWVSGNVWKIVRLLFVLITLWPLYIRTDDSPKRLLFTILILIAVKLVASYGLWKEIAMLSRPMAGIFTFLRWAVGGLIIAAWLWQPAGRSLIFMALLAAAYLVALSVPGRHAVPWERLIAMEKNQGGRALMVLGWFVDVPGREQRVYPRRYLSKWGARLPWRKDTAYRYLLTKSFARGDIFGIIMRISVLALLLNWLNHDSYFGTAIYLFFLFIIGVQLSALRKLHSESFWLTVYPFPEGSKADNTTQFVFRAHLVVALILGLPFLASIGDRLLPVIGTFVAGVLVSFLFKGYLSRKAAKMADEDL, from the coding sequence ATGGATTTGAAAGAGCTGCGGCGCACGCGGCGAGGTCGATTCATGGGAAGTATGCTTCCTTATGTGGGATATATCATTCAAAGCGGCGTAGCTATGGTCTTCCTCTTTGTGTTGATTGTCTTCTCTGCTTGGTATACATCGTTGTTACAGAATGTGCCTGAAGGTATTCCCATCCGCTGGATTATGCTTGCAATACTGCTGCCTGCAGCAGTAAATAGCAGCTTCCGCACCTATTTGCAGACTCCGGATACGATCTTTCTATTGCCTCAAGGACATCGAATGAAGGAATATTTCGCACCTTCGTGGGTGAGTGGGAACGTATGGAAGATTGTTCGATTGTTATTTGTACTCATTACCCTTTGGCCGTTGTACATACGTACAGATGACTCGCCTAAGCGGCTGTTATTTACAATATTGATTCTGATTGCTGTGAAGCTAGTCGCGAGTTACGGCTTATGGAAAGAGATAGCTATGCTGTCGCGTCCGATGGCAGGCATATTCACTTTCTTACGCTGGGCAGTAGGAGGATTAATTATTGCCGCTTGGTTGTGGCAGCCTGCCGGTAGAAGCCTGATATTTATGGCGCTATTAGCAGCAGCCTATCTTGTTGCACTATCCGTACCTGGACGCCACGCCGTACCTTGGGAAAGACTAATCGCCATGGAAAAAAATCAAGGTGGACGCGCCCTGATGGTTCTGGGTTGGTTCGTGGATGTACCGGGCCGTGAGCAACGGGTATATCCTCGTCGTTATCTTTCCAAATGGGGGGCTCGGCTGCCTTGGCGTAAGGATACGGCTTACCGCTATCTGCTGACCAAAAGCTTCGCCCGAGGAGATATCTTCGGAATCATTATGCGGATTTCGGTACTGGCTTTGCTGCTGAATTGGTTGAACCATGACAGTTACTTCGGTACAGCCATCTATTTGTTCTTCCTGTTCATTATTGGTGTACAATTGTCGGCACTCCGCAAATTGCATAGTGAGTCTTTTTGGCTGACAGTATATCCTTTTCCTGAAGGCAGTAAGGCGGATAACACAACGCAATTCGTATTCCGCGCGCATCTGGTAGTGGCACTGATTCTTGGTTTACCTTTCTTAGCCTCTATAGGCGACCGTCTACTACCAGTGATTGGTACATTTGTAGCAGGGGTTCTGGTATCCTTTCTGTTTAAGGGATACTTGTCCCGCAAAGCGGCAAAGATGGCTGACGAGGATTTGTAG
- a CDS encoding ABC transporter ATP-binding protein, which yields MNNSPVLQITGLSGGYSLNKPVLHDIALQVQPGEMVGLIGLNGAGKSTTMKHILGLMSPHKGDITVKGKTRAEDPIGYHNALSFVPESPLLYDEMTVREHVEFTARAYGVEQSDYETRTLHLAKLFHMEDKMDTLSTHLSKGMKQKVMIMCAFVARPALYVIDEPFLGLDPLGIRSLLDFMMDLKKSGSSILLSSHILSTIENYCDRFIVLHRGKVIAQGTLAEIAASTGLQGLTLEQLFYELVQGGK from the coding sequence ATGAATAATTCTCCCGTATTGCAAATTACGGGCCTCAGTGGTGGATACAGCCTGAATAAGCCGGTGCTGCATGATATTGCACTTCAGGTGCAGCCTGGCGAAATGGTTGGTTTAATTGGTTTAAATGGAGCAGGAAAAAGTACGACCATGAAGCATATTCTAGGATTGATGTCGCCCCATAAGGGCGATATCACAGTAAAGGGCAAGACCCGTGCTGAAGATCCCATCGGATATCACAATGCTTTGAGTTTTGTGCCTGAATCGCCTCTTCTGTATGATGAAATGACAGTACGTGAGCATGTTGAATTTACAGCAAGAGCGTATGGGGTAGAACAAAGTGACTACGAAACTCGCACCTTACATCTAGCCAAGCTGTTCCATATGGAAGATAAGATGGACACGTTGTCGACTCATCTATCCAAAGGGATGAAGCAGAAGGTCATGATCATGTGCGCTTTCGTGGCACGCCCTGCGTTATATGTGATCGATGAGCCCTTTTTAGGACTGGATCCGCTCGGGATTCGCTCTCTGCTTGATTTCATGATGGATCTGAAAAAATCAGGCTCCTCTATTCTGCTTAGCTCTCATATTCTTTCTACCATTGAGAATTATTGCGACCGCTTTATTGTGCTGCATAGAGGTAAGGTGATTGCTCAGGGAACGCTGGCAGAAATTGCGGCAAGCACTGGACTACAGGGGCTGACTTTGGAGCAGCTGTTCTACGAGCTGGTTCAGGGAGGGAAATAA
- a CDS encoding DEAD/DEAH box helicase, with product MNKASFAAIGIQEDLVARLSEFGINAPSPVQEQTIPLLLEGRDVIAASQTGTGKTLAYLLPLLQTINPEQKVVQKLVLAPTQELAMQILREAERYGEHRGIRVMGLIGGAAIKRQIDKLREHPQLVVGTPGRIRELIGLRKLKMHEVSTIVLDEADQMFQLSGAGEVTKIVSSALRSRQLVMLSATIGPETKALANREMKNPAEVGIAPGVMTAESLEHHYVVTEERNKIDMLRRVIRHYNPEKAIVFVNATDDIAEVEAKLNHLGLTAAALYGDADKVTRSNVLSRFREGKFRVLVASDVAARGLDIENLSLVVSFDPAFDSEHYVHRAGRTGRMGKRGLSVTIVTEQQTFIMRKFARELDIALEEREMVGGKVLAADEARNALNSGRGRNESSGQRRDASSPRSSKPQARTSGNAGTQPSTTSTEQQPVKRLATIQTSEASVESQRDSQRSVNPSAGARGGATPARSKRSSNAEREKNRKNKGAPKWLKDKTPRGDGQ from the coding sequence ATGAATAAAGCTTCTTTTGCGGCTATCGGCATTCAGGAAGACCTAGTTGCCCGATTGTCGGAATTCGGTATTAACGCTCCATCCCCGGTACAAGAGCAGACGATTCCACTTCTGCTGGAGGGAAGAGATGTTATTGCTGCTTCCCAGACTGGAACGGGTAAGACCTTGGCCTATCTGTTGCCTCTGCTTCAAACGATCAATCCGGAGCAGAAGGTGGTCCAAAAGCTGGTGCTCGCCCCTACACAGGAGCTGGCGATGCAAATCTTACGTGAGGCGGAACGTTATGGCGAACACCGTGGGATTCGAGTAATGGGTCTTATTGGCGGGGCAGCCATCAAACGCCAGATTGATAAACTGCGTGAGCATCCACAGCTTGTTGTGGGAACCCCTGGCCGGATTCGCGAATTGATTGGTCTTCGCAAGTTAAAGATGCATGAAGTCAGCACGATTGTTCTAGATGAAGCGGACCAAATGTTTCAGCTAAGCGGGGCCGGAGAGGTAACGAAAATTGTTAGCAGCGCACTGCGTTCACGCCAGCTCGTTATGCTGTCTGCAACCATTGGTCCGGAGACGAAAGCCTTGGCAAATCGTGAAATGAAGAACCCGGCAGAGGTTGGAATTGCTCCTGGTGTCATGACAGCAGAGAGTCTAGAGCATCATTACGTTGTAACGGAAGAACGCAACAAAATAGACATGCTGCGTCGGGTCATCCGTCATTACAATCCAGAAAAGGCGATTGTGTTCGTGAATGCGACTGATGATATTGCAGAGGTAGAGGCTAAGCTAAACCATCTTGGACTGACCGCAGCCGCACTTTACGGTGATGCTGATAAAGTAACGCGCAGTAATGTACTGTCACGTTTCCGCGAAGGGAAATTCCGTGTGCTTGTTGCCAGTGATGTAGCTGCCAGAGGGCTGGATATTGAGAATTTGTCACTGGTAGTAAGCTTCGATCCTGCCTTTGATTCCGAGCATTATGTACATCGTGCGGGTCGTACGGGTCGGATGGGAAAACGCGGATTATCCGTAACGATTGTGACAGAGCAGCAGACCTTTATTATGCGTAAATTTGCGCGTGAACTGGATATTGCCCTTGAAGAGCGGGAAATGGTCGGTGGCAAGGTGCTAGCAGCAGATGAAGCGCGCAACGCTTTGAATAGTGGACGGGGACGAAATGAGAGCAGCGGACAACGCCGCGATGCTTCTTCTCCGCGCAGCAGTAAGCCACAGGCGCGAACATCTGGGAATGCAGGAACTCAGCCGTCTACAACCAGCACAGAGCAGCAACCTGTTAAAAGACTAGCAACGATCCAGACAAGTGAGGCAAGCGTAGAATCACAGCGCGATTCTCAGCGCAGTGTGAACCCTTCTGCAGGCGCACGTGGAGGTGCTACTCCTGCACGAAGCAAACGCAGCAGCAATGCGGAACGTGAGAAGAACCGTAAGAATAAAGGAGCACCAAAGTGGTTGAAAGACAAAACTCCGAGAGGTGACGGTCAATGA
- a CDS encoding SDR family NAD(P)-dependent oxidoreductase, whose product MVLKDKVVVITGASSGIGALTAQMLSKQGAIPILVARSEAKLKETAAGIPGVFGLYTCDVTDADGVQETFAQILATYGRIDILLNNAGYGKFAAFTEMEPHEFDDMMDVNYMGIVRCTKAVVPHMLERGSGQIVNVASMAGKIGTAKSVAYTATKHAVLGFTNALRQELRKSGIIVSAVNPGPIATDFFKTADPSGNYEKSVARMMMTPEHVSSKIVKVMETGKEEIDLPGLAGFGIRLYGLFPRLADKLTYNAMNRK is encoded by the coding sequence ATGGTACTTAAAGATAAGGTTGTTGTGATTACAGGAGCATCCAGCGGTATTGGTGCATTAACCGCACAAATGCTTAGTAAGCAAGGTGCGATTCCGATCCTTGTGGCACGTTCCGAAGCGAAGTTGAAAGAAACGGCGGCCGGTATTCCGGGCGTTTTTGGACTGTATACATGCGATGTAACAGATGCCGACGGTGTACAAGAGACCTTTGCTCAAATTTTGGCGACTTACGGCAGAATTGATATTTTGCTAAATAATGCTGGGTATGGTAAATTCGCCGCTTTTACAGAGATGGAGCCTCATGAGTTTGATGATATGATGGATGTTAACTATATGGGGATTGTTCGCTGTACGAAGGCTGTTGTTCCACATATGTTAGAGCGGGGAAGTGGCCAGATCGTAAATGTGGCTTCTATGGCAGGGAAGATCGGTACAGCCAAATCGGTAGCCTATACAGCCACCAAGCATGCTGTTCTCGGATTCACGAATGCACTTCGTCAGGAGCTGCGGAAGAGCGGAATCATCGTCTCGGCTGTGAACCCTGGTCCCATTGCCACTGATTTTTTCAAAACGGCTGACCCTTCCGGCAATTATGAAAAGAGTGTAGCTCGGATGATGATGACACCAGAACATGTCTCTTCCAAGATCGTAAAAGTCATGGAAACTGGCAAAGAAGAGATTGATCTTCCGGGTCTGGCAGGGTTTGGTATTCGGCTTTATGGTCTGTTTCCTCGCCTGGCGGACAAGCTTACTTATAATGCGATGAACAGAAAATAG